Proteins found in one Azospirillum thermophilum genomic segment:
- a CDS encoding ATP-binding protein, protein MSLKLRMLMLIGLFLVLLAGTGGVVMIANAREAVQAEMRSVLNLAVALGGTARLSDAQAFNALGLRHLRVVEAGEPVPPSGPSAAGAPSWFVALIGVGIQDRILDRPGGPALRLIAEPDDEIAEVWEDMTGLALAMLVTGALLLAAAWVAVDRALRPLDRFAEAMDRLRAGTYEVRFDGGEVPELARLGAGIVALTRALAAAEAESRRLGHQLVAAQDTERREIARDLHDELGAALFGIKVDAGRILRLGDPAAAAGTAAAETVERARSILTTADTVHRLSRRILKRLRPAVLDQLPLGEALGELVGEWSRRQPGVRWTFDLRTDPDGEGLDGLDEALRITVYRLVQESLVNALRHARPSTVAVSVRVTEGEMAIRIADDGPGVDARAVGPETGSSGGFGISGMEERVRALGGQLVIGCGDLGGTEVCARLPVRRDRLAERAA, encoded by the coding sequence GTGTCGCTGAAGCTGCGCATGCTGATGCTGATCGGCCTTTTCCTGGTCCTGCTGGCCGGCACCGGAGGCGTGGTGATGATCGCCAACGCCCGCGAGGCCGTTCAGGCGGAGATGCGCTCCGTCCTCAACCTCGCGGTTGCGCTGGGCGGCACGGCGCGGCTTTCCGACGCGCAGGCGTTCAACGCGCTCGGGCTGCGCCATCTGCGCGTCGTCGAGGCGGGGGAGCCGGTGCCGCCGTCCGGCCCGTCCGCCGCCGGCGCCCCGTCCTGGTTCGTCGCCCTGATCGGGGTCGGCATCCAGGACCGCATCCTCGACCGGCCGGGGGGCCCCGCCCTGCGGCTGATCGCCGAGCCGGACGACGAGATCGCCGAGGTGTGGGAGGATATGACCGGTCTCGCCCTGGCGATGCTGGTGACCGGCGCCCTGCTGCTGGCCGCGGCCTGGGTTGCGGTGGACCGGGCGCTGCGGCCGCTCGACCGCTTCGCCGAGGCGATGGACCGGCTGCGGGCCGGCACCTACGAGGTCCGGTTCGACGGGGGGGAGGTGCCGGAGCTGGCGCGGCTCGGCGCCGGCATCGTCGCGCTGACCCGCGCGCTCGCCGCCGCCGAGGCGGAAAGCCGCCGGCTCGGCCATCAGCTCGTCGCGGCGCAGGATACCGAACGGCGGGAGATCGCCCGCGACCTTCATGACGAGCTCGGCGCCGCCCTGTTCGGCATCAAGGTAGATGCCGGCCGCATCCTGCGCCTGGGCGATCCGGCCGCCGCGGCGGGAACGGCCGCCGCTGAAACGGTGGAGCGCGCGCGGTCCATCCTGACCACGGCCGACACCGTCCACCGGCTGAGCCGCCGCATCCTGAAGCGTCTGCGCCCGGCCGTCCTCGACCAGCTTCCGCTGGGGGAGGCGCTGGGCGAGCTGGTCGGGGAGTGGAGCCGCCGCCAGCCGGGCGTGCGCTGGACGTTCGACCTGCGCACCGATCCGGACGGAGAGGGCCTCGACGGGCTGGACGAGGCGCTGCGGATCACCGTCTACCGGCTGGTCCAGGAATCGCTGGTCAACGCGCTGCGCCACGCGCGCCCCTCGACGGTCGCCGTCTCGGTCCGCGTGACGGAGGGGGAGATGGCCATCCGCATCGCCGACGACGGCCCCGGGGTCGACGCGCGCGCGGTGGGGCCGGAGACGGGCTCCTCCGGCGGCTTCGGGATTTCCGGCATGGAGGAGCGCGTCCGGGCGCTGGGCGGCCAGCTCGTCATCGGCTGCGGCGACCTGGGCGGCACGGAGGTGTGCGCCCGGCTGCCGGTGCGGCGGGACCGGCTGGCGGAGCGGGCGGCATGA
- a CDS encoding MBL fold metallo-hydrolase: MTGRPASLSLTFHGAAGAVTGSCFRLRTPEGDVLIDCGLFQGTKTIKELNYRPFPFDPASIRAVLLTHAHIDHSGLIPKLTRLGFRGRIHATAGTVDLLEYMLPDSGYIQETEVERLNRRNRQRGRAAVQPIYTQEDAIRSLRRLRAADYDDWIDVIPGLRARFWRAGHILGSASVEVEVGRAAGSPPVRLLFSGDLGPGGKSFHADADGPERPDWMVLETTYGDRDRQDVDEAGRQALLCQEVKAALAAGGTLVIPTFAVERTQELLYDLDRLFDTGRLPAVEVFLDSPLADAVTGVFRRHLDDLETDGDPFGRANLHHIRSVAESQSLNSLAGGAIIMAASGMCDAGRIRHHLKNRLWRPQDTVLLVGYQAPGTLGRMLQQGVQRVRIHGEEVQVRARIRSLDVYSGHADRSALLEWVEERKGVDRGLFLVHGEPEARASIRQALLDRGWSPESVELPDLDETVDLTAAHPAPQPATAEARLAPPALAGSDWHNRYAQALLSLGRVLDAAPDDAARERILARVQEALANGQAPAG, translated from the coding sequence ATGACTGGACGTCCTGCAAGCCTGTCGCTGACCTTCCATGGGGCCGCCGGCGCCGTGACCGGCTCCTGCTTCCGGCTGCGGACGCCGGAGGGCGACGTGCTGATCGACTGCGGCCTGTTCCAGGGCACCAAGACGATCAAGGAGCTGAACTACCGGCCCTTCCCCTTCGATCCCGCCTCGATCCGCGCGGTGCTGCTGACCCATGCCCACATCGACCATTCCGGGCTGATCCCCAAGCTGACGCGGCTGGGCTTCCGCGGCCGCATCCATGCGACGGCGGGCACGGTGGACCTGCTGGAATACATGCTGCCCGACAGCGGCTACATCCAGGAGACGGAGGTGGAGCGGCTGAACCGCCGCAACCGGCAGCGCGGCCGGGCCGCCGTCCAGCCGATCTACACGCAGGAGGACGCGATCCGTTCGCTGCGCCGCCTGCGGGCGGCGGACTATGACGACTGGATCGACGTGATCCCCGGCCTGCGCGCCCGCTTCTGGCGGGCCGGGCACATCCTGGGCTCGGCCTCCGTCGAGGTCGAGGTGGGGCGGGCGGCCGGCTCCCCGCCGGTGCGGCTGCTGTTCTCCGGCGACCTCGGCCCCGGCGGCAAGAGCTTCCACGCCGACGCCGACGGGCCGGAGCGGCCGGACTGGATGGTGCTGGAGACGACCTACGGCGACCGCGACCGCCAGGACGTCGACGAGGCCGGGCGGCAGGCCCTGCTGTGCCAGGAGGTGAAGGCGGCGCTGGCGGCCGGCGGCACGCTGGTCATCCCGACCTTCGCGGTGGAGCGCACGCAGGAGCTGCTCTACGACCTCGACCGGCTGTTCGACACCGGCCGGCTGCCGGCGGTGGAGGTCTTCCTCGACTCGCCGCTGGCCGATGCGGTGACCGGGGTGTTCCGCCGCCATCTCGACGATCTGGAGACCGACGGCGACCCCTTCGGCCGGGCCAACCTGCACCACATCCGCAGCGTGGCGGAGAGCCAGTCGCTGAACAGCCTCGCCGGCGGGGCGATCATCATGGCGGCGAGCGGCATGTGCGACGCCGGCCGCATCCGCCACCACCTGAAGAACCGCCTGTGGCGCCCGCAGGACACCGTGCTGCTGGTGGGCTACCAGGCGCCGGGCACGCTCGGCCGCATGCTGCAGCAGGGGGTGCAGCGCGTGCGCATCCATGGCGAGGAGGTGCAGGTCCGCGCCCGCATCCGCTCGCTCGACGTCTATTCCGGCCATGCCGACCGCTCCGCCCTGCTGGAGTGGGTGGAGGAGCGCAAGGGCGTCGACCGCGGCCTGTTCCTCGTCCATGGCGAGCCGGAGGCGCGCGCCTCGATCCGGCAGGCGCTGCTCGACCGCGGCTGGAGCCCGGAGTCCGTGGAGCTGCCCGACCTCGACGAGACGGTGGACCTGACCGCCGCCCATCCGGCGCCGCAGCCGGCGACGGCGGAAGCCCGCCTCGCCCCGCCGGCCCTGGCCGGCAGCGACTGGCACAACCGCTATGCCCAGGCGCTGCTGTCGCTCGGCCGCGTGCTGGACGCCGCCCCGGACGACGCGGCTCGCGAGCGGATCCTCGCCCGCGTGCAGGAGGCGCTCGCCAACGGGCAGGCGCCGGCGGGCTGA
- a CDS encoding AtpZ/AtpI family protein, which yields MTGRQPDPGADSDAGSGADPGGRRLAEPVRRHRERRERWLATGERPMARNLALIGALGWLVVTPTLLGLFAGRWLDRSLGGPPGGGEGPGIFWTVSLLFAGLVLGCRMAWDRIHRE from the coding sequence ATGACCGGCCGCCAGCCCGATCCCGGCGCCGATTCCGATGCCGGTTCCGGCGCCGATCCGGGGGGCCGTCGCCTGGCCGAGCCCGTGCGGCGCCACCGCGAACGGCGCGAGCGCTGGCTGGCCACCGGCGAGCGGCCGATGGCGCGCAACCTGGCGCTGATCGGCGCGCTCGGCTGGCTGGTGGTGACGCCGACCCTGCTGGGGCTGTTCGCCGGGCGCTGGCTCGACCGCAGCCTCGGCGGTCCGCCCGGCGGCGGGGAGGGGCCGGGCATCTTCTGGACCGTCTCGCTGCTGTTCGCCGGCCTCGTCCTGGGCTGCCGCATGGCCTGGGACCGCATCCACAGGGAGTGA
- a CDS encoding thymidine phosphorylase family protein: MLTLRRLPIDTFRENVAFLNRGCTGYHVEDFLGLGRVEVRGDGRSLLAVLNLVDDPAILGPEEIGLSQSAFRHLGLPEGSPVHLVPPTPPVSFDRVRDKVLGATLSPEDLRRIIADITDHRYSKIEIAAFLIACASFMTTEEVLGLTRAMVAAGARLDWDGVRPIVDKHCIGGIPGNRTSMIVVPIVAAHGLPIPKTSSRAITSPAGTADTMEVLANVDVPVERMQELVREARGCLVWGGHVRLSPADDILISVERPLAIDTREQLVASILSKKVAAGSSHLVVDIPVGPTAKVRSMAEAARLRKLFEHVGDQLGLSLDVAVTDGSQPVGRGIGPVLEARDVMAVLRGDPAAPADLRDRALLLAGRILEFDPAVRGGAGIAIARQILESGRALAAMERIMAMQGPPPAAATLGTLVAEIPSPAEGVVTAIDCFRIARIARLAGAPNDKGAGIDLLRKVGDPVRRGEPLYRIHARTGADFAFAQSFALEETGVSVAMP, translated from the coding sequence ATGCTGACCCTAAGACGCCTCCCGATCGACACCTTCCGCGAGAACGTCGCGTTCCTCAACCGGGGCTGCACCGGCTACCATGTCGAGGATTTCCTCGGCCTCGGCCGGGTGGAGGTGCGGGGCGACGGGCGCTCGCTGCTCGCCGTGCTGAACCTCGTGGACGATCCCGCCATCCTGGGGCCGGAGGAGATCGGGCTGTCGCAGTCGGCCTTCCGCCATCTCGGCCTGCCGGAGGGATCGCCGGTCCATCTCGTCCCGCCGACCCCGCCGGTCAGCTTCGACCGGGTGCGCGACAAGGTGCTGGGCGCCACGCTGTCGCCGGAGGATCTGCGGCGGATCATCGCCGACATCACCGACCACCGCTATTCCAAGATCGAGATCGCCGCCTTCCTGATCGCCTGCGCCAGCTTCATGACGACCGAGGAGGTGCTGGGCCTGACCCGCGCGATGGTCGCGGCCGGCGCCCGGCTCGACTGGGACGGGGTGCGGCCGATCGTCGACAAGCACTGCATCGGCGGCATCCCCGGCAACCGCACCTCGATGATCGTGGTGCCGATCGTCGCCGCCCACGGGCTGCCGATCCCCAAGACCTCCTCGCGGGCCATCACCTCGCCGGCCGGCACCGCCGACACCATGGAGGTGCTGGCGAATGTCGACGTGCCGGTCGAGCGCATGCAGGAGCTGGTGCGCGAGGCCAGGGGCTGCCTCGTCTGGGGCGGCCACGTCCGGCTGTCGCCCGCCGACGACATCCTGATCTCGGTCGAACGGCCGCTCGCCATCGACACGCGCGAGCAGCTCGTCGCCTCGATCCTGTCGAAGAAGGTGGCGGCGGGCTCCAGCCATCTGGTGGTGGACATCCCGGTCGGCCCGACCGCCAAGGTCCGCTCGATGGCCGAGGCGGCGCGGCTGCGCAAGCTGTTCGAGCATGTCGGCGACCAGCTCGGCCTGTCGCTCGACGTCGCGGTGACCGACGGGTCGCAGCCGGTCGGCCGCGGCATCGGCCCGGTGCTGGAGGCGCGCGACGTGATGGCGGTGCTGCGCGGCGATCCGGCGGCACCCGCCGACCTGCGCGACCGCGCCCTGCTGCTCGCCGGGCGCATCCTGGAGTTCGATCCGGCCGTGCGCGGCGGCGCCGGCATCGCCATCGCCCGGCAGATCCTGGAGTCCGGACGGGCGCTGGCGGCGATGGAGCGCATCATGGCGATGCAGGGTCCGCCGCCGGCCGCAGCCACCCTCGGCACGCTGGTGGCGGAGATCCCGTCGCCGGCCGAGGGGGTGGTGACCGCCATCGACTGCTTCCGCATCGCCCGCATCGCGCGGCTGGCCGGCGCCCCCAACGACAAGGGGGCCGGCATCGACCTGCTGCGCAAGGTGGGCGACCCGGTGCGCCGGGGCGAGCCGCTCTACCGCATCCACGCCCGTACCGGCGCCGACTTCGCCTTCGCCCAGAGCTTCGCGCTGGAGGAGACCGGAGTCTCGGTCGCCATGCCCTGA
- a CDS encoding response regulator, protein MNRTILLVDDHPVVRAGCRSLLAEAGPYRLVEAADVAAALDLWQRERPDAVVLDLNLPGDGSGLDLLRRMLAGQPGLPVLIFSMHDDPAIAARALKAGAKGYITKNDAPDTLAAAVDSVLAGRIWLDAAMARELALMTLAPPSDPLSALTAREQQILALIGRGLTAAAIAQRLGISHKTVANACTQIKDKLGADSPRALIRIAIDSGLAR, encoded by the coding sequence ATGAACCGGACGATCCTGCTGGTCGACGACCATCCCGTCGTCCGCGCCGGCTGCCGGAGCCTTCTGGCCGAGGCCGGCCCCTACCGCCTGGTGGAGGCGGCGGACGTGGCGGCCGCGCTCGACCTCTGGCAGCGCGAGCGGCCGGATGCGGTGGTCCTCGACCTCAACCTGCCGGGCGACGGGAGCGGCCTGGATCTCCTGCGCCGGATGCTCGCCGGACAGCCCGGCCTGCCGGTGCTGATCTTCAGCATGCATGACGACCCGGCCATCGCCGCCCGCGCCCTGAAGGCCGGGGCCAAGGGATACATCACCAAGAACGACGCCCCCGACACGCTGGCCGCCGCCGTCGACAGCGTGCTGGCCGGCCGCATCTGGCTCGATGCCGCGATGGCCCGCGAGCTGGCGCTGATGACGCTGGCGCCGCCCTCCGACCCGCTGTCCGCCCTGACCGCCCGCGAACAGCAGATCCTGGCGCTGATCGGCCGGGGGCTGACCGCCGCCGCCATCGCCCAACGGCTCGGCATCAGCCACAAGACCGTCGCCAACGCCTGCACCCAGATCAAGGACAAGCTGGGCGCCGACAGCCCGCGCGCCCTGATCCGCATCGCCATCGACAGCGGGCTGGCCCGCTGA
- a CDS encoding pentapeptide repeat-containing protein, with product MSNLLRALGLSGLIALAGASAVPAQETGGTAVLSGGVLSEGGEAAPAPGGGEEERPGEVAGCRLVAKAVCPGLDLRHRNLRSIALPGADLRGANLMRADLRHADLRGADLSGAILDGADLRTAFLQGAKLTGARLRGANLEFARATGADLRGADLTAASLEAVRADKADLSGANLEGADLQEAKLANANLSDAVMEGTRIRFAIFQNTLMTGCRGCPADW from the coding sequence ATGAGCAATCTGCTGCGCGCGCTGGGCCTGTCCGGCCTCATCGCGCTTGCCGGAGCGTCAGCCGTCCCGGCCCAGGAAACCGGCGGCACAGCCGTCCTCTCGGGAGGCGTCCTTTCGGAAGGCGGGGAGGCCGCGCCCGCGCCGGGAGGCGGGGAGGAGGAGCGGCCCGGCGAGGTCGCCGGCTGCCGCCTGGTGGCGAAGGCCGTCTGTCCGGGTCTCGACCTGCGCCACCGCAACCTCCGCAGCATCGCGCTGCCCGGCGCCGATCTGCGCGGCGCCAACCTGATGCGGGCCGACCTGCGCCACGCCGACCTGCGCGGCGCCGACCTGTCGGGCGCCATCCTCGACGGGGCGGACCTGCGCACCGCCTTCCTTCAGGGGGCCAAGCTGACCGGGGCCCGGCTGAGGGGGGCCAACCTCGAATTCGCGCGGGCGACCGGGGCGGACCTGCGCGGCGCCGACCTCACCGCCGCGAGCCTGGAGGCGGTCCGGGCGGACAAGGCCGACCTGTCGGGCGCCAACCTGGAAGGCGCCGACCTTCAGGAGGCGAAGCTGGCGAACGCCAACCTGTCGGACGCGGTGATGGAGGGGACGAGGATCCGCTTCGCGATCTTCCAGAACACGCTGATGACCGGCTGCCGCGGCTGCCCGGCGGACTGGTGA
- a CDS encoding methanol/ethanol family PQQ-dependent dehydrogenase: protein MTLSSNTTRRRPRAAHGLGLAAAVAALLALVPPGAATAGPVTWDDIAGDARTTRDVLMYGMGVEGKRYSPLAQINAETVSRLVPAWSFSFGDEKQRGQETQALVHDGVIYVTASYSRMFALDAKTGKRLWSYAHRLPDDIRPCCDVVNRGAAIYGDKVFFGTLDASIVALNKDTGKVVWKKKFADHKVGYTMTGAPTVVRDQKTGKVLLIHGSSGDEFGVVGRLFARDPETGEEVWMRPLVEGHMGRLDGKDSTPTGNPQAPSWPRGKDGQLVEAWSHGGGAPWQSATFDVETNTIVIGTGNPAPWNGWARWPGDSLYTSGQAYVDPGTGELKGFYQHTPNDAWDFSGNNELVLFDYTDANGKTVKATAHADRNGFFYVTDRVKLATAGGEPNKPNSVLAAWPFVDGITWAKGIDLKTGRPIEVEGQRPPLPAEGEKRGKPVEVSPPFLGGKNWNPMSYSEDTRLFYIAANHWKEDYWTEHVGYNPGSAYLGMGFRIHKMFDDHVGVLRALDPGTGKIVWEHKEELPLWAGTLATAGNLVFTGTGDGFVKAFNARTGEELWKFQTGSGIVSSPVTWELDGVQYVGITTGYGGAVPLWGGDLADLTTRVTQGGSFWVFKLADVKVSSAK from the coding sequence ATGACACTTTCGTCCAACACCACCCGCCGACGGCCGCGCGCCGCCCATGGTCTCGGGCTTGCCGCCGCCGTCGCCGCCCTTCTCGCCCTGGTGCCGCCGGGGGCGGCGACCGCCGGGCCGGTCACCTGGGACGACATCGCCGGCGACGCCAGGACCACCAGGGACGTGCTGATGTACGGCATGGGCGTGGAGGGCAAGCGCTACAGCCCCCTCGCCCAGATCAATGCCGAGACCGTGTCCCGGCTGGTGCCGGCCTGGTCCTTCTCCTTCGGCGACGAGAAGCAGCGCGGGCAGGAGACGCAGGCGCTGGTGCATGACGGGGTGATCTACGTCACCGCCTCCTACTCGCGCATGTTCGCCCTCGACGCCAAGACGGGCAAGCGGCTGTGGTCCTATGCCCACCGGCTGCCCGACGACATCCGGCCCTGCTGCGACGTGGTGAACCGCGGCGCGGCGATATACGGCGACAAGGTGTTCTTCGGGACGCTCGACGCCTCGATCGTCGCGCTGAACAAGGACACCGGCAAGGTCGTCTGGAAGAAGAAGTTCGCCGACCACAAGGTCGGCTACACCATGACCGGCGCCCCGACCGTCGTGCGGGACCAGAAGACCGGCAAGGTGCTGCTGATCCACGGATCCTCCGGCGACGAGTTCGGCGTGGTCGGGCGCCTGTTCGCCCGCGATCCCGAGACCGGCGAGGAGGTGTGGATGCGCCCGCTGGTCGAAGGGCACATGGGCCGGCTGGACGGCAAGGACAGCACCCCGACCGGCAATCCGCAGGCTCCCTCCTGGCCGCGCGGCAAGGACGGCCAGCTCGTCGAGGCCTGGAGCCACGGCGGCGGCGCGCCGTGGCAGAGCGCCACCTTCGACGTCGAGACCAACACCATCGTCATCGGCACCGGCAACCCGGCGCCGTGGAACGGCTGGGCGCGCTGGCCGGGCGACAGCCTCTACACCTCCGGCCAGGCCTATGTCGATCCGGGCACCGGCGAGCTGAAGGGCTTCTACCAGCACACCCCGAACGACGCCTGGGACTTCTCCGGCAACAACGAGCTGGTCCTGTTCGACTACACGGACGCGAACGGCAAGACGGTCAAGGCGACGGCGCATGCCGACCGCAACGGCTTCTTCTACGTCACCGACCGGGTGAAGCTGGCGACGGCGGGCGGCGAGCCCAACAAGCCGAACAGCGTGCTGGCGGCCTGGCCCTTCGTCGACGGCATCACCTGGGCCAAGGGCATCGACCTGAAGACCGGCCGCCCGATCGAGGTGGAGGGCCAGCGCCCGCCCCTGCCGGCCGAGGGCGAGAAGCGCGGCAAGCCGGTCGAGGTCTCCCCGCCCTTCCTCGGCGGCAAGAACTGGAACCCGATGTCCTACAGCGAGGACACCAGGCTGTTCTACATCGCGGCCAACCACTGGAAGGAGGACTACTGGACCGAACATGTCGGCTACAACCCCGGCTCCGCCTATCTCGGCATGGGGTTCCGCATCCACAAGATGTTCGACGACCATGTCGGCGTCCTGCGGGCGCTCGATCCCGGGACCGGGAAGATCGTCTGGGAGCACAAGGAGGAGCTGCCGCTGTGGGCCGGGACCCTGGCGACCGCCGGCAACCTCGTCTTCACCGGCACCGGCGACGGCTTCGTCAAGGCGTTCAACGCCAGGACCGGCGAGGAGCTGTGGAAGTTCCAGACCGGCTCGGGGATCGTCTCGTCGCCGGTCACCTGGGAGCTCGACGGGGTGCAGTATGTCGGCATCACCACCGGCTACGGCGGTGCCGTGCCGCTGTGGGGCGGCGACCTCGCGGACCTGACGACGCGGGTGACCCAGGGCGGGTCCTTCTGGGTGTTCAAGCTGGCCGACGTGAAGGTGTCGAGCGCCAAGTAG